One region of Amphiprion ocellaris isolate individual 3 ecotype Okinawa chromosome 9, ASM2253959v1, whole genome shotgun sequence genomic DNA includes:
- the LOC111569474 gene encoding sodium- and chloride-dependent transporter XTRP3, translating to MEKDARPNWDSPMQFVLACVSYAVGLGNVWRFPYLCQMHGGGGFLIPYFIMLLVEGVPLFYMELAIGQKMRLGSIGAWTAISPYLGGVGLASVVTSLYLCLYYNIINAWSFWYLFHSFQSVLPWAVCPINANRTAPIEECERASPTQYFFYRETLNISSTIEENGGIHTGQALCFLLTWVITYLCVVRGVQSTGKVVYFTATFPYVVLFIYLIRGFTLHGAVNGVKYMFTPKMDQLANPTTWINAATQIFFSLGLGFGSLIAFSSYNQYNNNFERQAITVSLINSGTSIFASIVTFAIYGFKATINYENCLERTRILLLNTFNLAEDTINMDNVFEWIEKLNATYPEQFNEIANDTGNCDLEKELATAVEGPGLAFIVYSEAITNMPLSQLWSVLYFIMLLLLGVGSMLGNITAIITPLQDFKAASRISSELFNGLVCLFCLLLGLGFTTTSGNYWFTIFNDYGATFSLLFIVLIEVITVSYIYGIKRFEKDIEDMLGHRPNWYWKIMWVAISPLLLIVLFVFYIVNYIMGGTPTYQAWDKEEGKSVLTEYPVFGQVFIALLLVSSVSCVPLTALYVFCRKRKHGKAHKQQHALNAVSA from the exons ATGGAAAAAGATGCGAGACCCAACTGGGACAGCCCCATGCAGTTTGTTCTGGCGTGTGTGTCTTATGCAGTCGGACTTGGAAACGTATGGCGATTTCCTTACCTTTGTCAAATGCACGGTGGGG GGGGTTTCTTGATTCCATATTTCATCATGCTGCTTGTAGAGGGAGTGCCCTTGTTCTACATGGAGCTTGCCATTGGTCAGAAGATGCGTTTAGGTAGCATTGGGGCATGGACTGCAATCAGCCCTTATTTGGGAGGAGTGG gtCTTGCTAGTGTTGTGACATCTCTGTATCTGTGTCTCTATTACAACATCATCAATGCATGGAGTTTCTGGTAtctctttcattcatttcaa TCAGTCCTGCCCTGGGCAGTTTGCCCCATAAACGCCAACCGTACAGCACCTATAGAAGAATGTGAAAGGGCTTCACCCACCCAGTACTTCTTCTACAGGGAAACACTGAACATCTCTTCCACTATTGAAGAGAATGGAGGCATTCATACAGGCCAGGCTTTGTGCTTCCTGCTTACTTGGGTGATTACCTACCTGTGCGTTGTCCGAGGAGTACAGTCAACTGGAAAG GTGGTGTACTTCACAGCCACGTTTCCATATGTGGTCCTCTTTATCTACCTGATCCGGGGCTTCACTCTTCATGGTGCCGTCAACGGTGTCAAATACATGTTCACACCCAAG aTGGATCAGCTTGCGAACCCGACCACGTGGATCAATGCGGCCACTCAGATCTTTTTCTCTCTGGGTTTGGGTTTTGGGTCACTCATAGCTTTTTCCAGCTATAACCAGTACAACAACAACTTTGAGCGCCAGGCCATCACCGTCTCTCTTATCAATAGCGGGACCTCCATCTTTGCAAGCATTGTCACTTTTGCCATCTATGGGTTCAAGGCCACCATCAACTATGAGAACTGCCTGGAGAG gACACGGATTCTGCTGTTGAATACGTTTAATCTAGCAGAGGACACCATCAATATGGATAATGTCTTTGAGTGGATTGAGAAGCTGAATGCAACATACCCAGAGCAATTTAATGAAATTGCCAATGACACTGGAAACTGTGACCTGGAGAAAGAACTAGCGACC GCTGTAGAGGGACCAGGCCTGGCATTCATCGTGTATAGTGAAGCCATTACAAACATGCCATTGTCTCAGCTGTGGTCAGTGTTGTACTTCATCATGCTCCTGCTGTTAGGAGTTGGCAGCATGCTGGGTAACATCACAGCCATCATCACCCCACTGCAAGACTTCAAGGCTGCGTCCCGCATAAGCAGCGAGTTATTTAACG GTTTagtgtgtttgttctgtctGCTGCTTGGCCTGGGCTTCACCACCACATCAGGGAATTACTGGTTCACCATCTTCAATGACTACGGAGCCACTTTCTCCCTGCTGTTCATCGTCCTCATCGAGGTCATAACTGTCAGTTACATCTATGGAATTAAAAG GTTTGAAAAAGACATAGAAGACATGCTTGGTCATCGCCCCAACTGGTATTGGAAGATCATGTGGGTAGCAATCAGTCCCCTTCTCCTTATCGTCCTCTTTGTCTTCTACATTGTCAACTATATCATGGGAGGAACACCTACATACCAAGCATGGGACAAAGAGGAG GGAAAATCAGTGCTCACAGAGTATCCTGTCTTTGGTCAAGTCTTCATTGCACTGCTGCTGGTGTCTTCAGTCAGCTGTGTTCCCCTCACAGCTCTGTACGTCTTCTGTagaaagaggaaacatggaaaaGCTCACAAGCAGCAGCATGCTCTGAATGCAGTGTCTGCTTAG